From one Trifolium pratense cultivar HEN17-A07 linkage group LG1, ARS_RC_1.1, whole genome shotgun sequence genomic stretch:
- the LOC123905880 gene encoding eukaryotic peptide chain release factor GTP-binding subunit ERF3A-like isoform X5, translating to MDLEEDIRSLQLDSAEDINGVVNPEDEKPDVDKMDEGLLSGSDPKQEVQAQSVEAEPKAKVKEILSVQDEEDELMKKRHLNVVFIGHVDAGKSTTGGQILFLSGQVDDRTIQKYEKEAKDKSRESWYMAYIMDTNEEERVKGKTVEVGRAHFETDTTRFTILDAPGHKSYVPNMISGASQADIGVLVISARKGEFETGYERGGQTREHVQLAKTLGVTKLLVVVNKMDDPTVNWSKERYDEIESKMIPFLKQSGYNVKKDVSFLPISGLMGLNIKTRLDKSLCSWWDGPCLFESLDSIEVPMGDPKSPFRMPIIDKFKDMGTVVMGKVESGTIRDGDSLLIMPNKDHVKVVAIYIDENRVTLAGPGENLRVRLSGVEEEDILSGFVLSSAANPISTVTEFVAQLQILELLDNAIFTAGYKAVLHVHSVVEECEIVELLQQIDPKTRKPIKKKVLFVKNGAIVLCRVQVNNVICVEKFSDFPQLGRFTLRTEGKTVAVGKITAL from the exons ATGG ATCTTGAGGAGGACATTCGTTCTTTACAGCTTGACTCAGCAG AAGACATTAATGGGGTGGTAAATCCAGAGGATGAAAAGCCAGATGTTGATAAGATGGATGAAGGTTTGTTGTCAGGAAGTG ATCCAAAGCAGGAGGTTCAGGCTCAGTCCGTTGAGGCCGAGCCAAAAG CCAAAGTTAAGGAAATTCTTTCCGTtcaagatgaagaagatgagctGATGAAGAAAAGGCACTTGAATGTTGTGTTTATTGGGCATGTTG ATGCTGGCAAATCTACAACTGGAGGTCAGATACTTTTCCTCAGTGGGCAAGTTGATGATCGAACTATCCAAAAATATGAGAAAGAAGCTAAGGACAAAAGTCGAGAAAGCTG GTACATGGCCTATATTATGGACACAAATGAGGAGGAGAGAGTTAAG GGAAAGACTGTTGAAGTTGGAAGAGCACATTTTGAGACAGACACAACAAGGTTTACCATTTTGGATGCACCT GGCCACAAGAGCTATGTTCCTAATATGATCAGTGGTGCATCTCAAGCTGATATTGGAGTGTTG GTAATTTCTGCTCGGAAGGGAGAGTTTGAAACTGGATATGAGAGAGGTGGACAAACTCGTGAACATGTCCAGCTTGCAAAAACATTGGGTGTGACTAAGCTGCTTGTGGTTGTCAATAAAATGGATGATCCTACAGTAAACTGGTCAAAAGAAAG GTATGATGAAATTGAGTCAAAGATGATTCCATTTCTAAAGCAATCAGGATACAATGTAAAGAAAG ATGTCTCATTTTTACCAATATCGGGGCTCATGGgtttaaacataaaaactaGATTGGATAAAAGTCTTTGTTCATGGTGGGATGGACCTTGCTTATTTGAATCCCTTGATAGTATTGAAGTTCCTATGGGAGATCCCAAAAGTCCTTTCAG GATGCCTATAATTGACAAATTCAAAGACATGGGAACTGTTGTTATGGGCAAAGTGGAATCTGGTACTATTAGGGATGGAGATTCCCTTTTGATCATGCCAAATAAG GATCATGTAAAAGTTGTTGCTATATATATCGATGAAAATCGGGTTACACTCGCTGGACCTGGTGAAAATTTACGGGTTCGATTATCTGGCGTTGAAGAAGAAGACATATTGTCTGGGTTCGTCCTGTCTAGTGCTG CAAATCCAATATCAACAGTTACTGAGTTTGTTGCTCAGTTGCAGATCCTTGAATTACTGGACAAT GCTATTTTTACTGCTGGATACAAAGCTGTTCTGCATGTCCACTCTGTAGTTGAGGAATGTGAGATTGTTGAGCTATTGCAACAAATTGATCCAAAGACAAGGAAGCCTATAAAAAAGAAAGTTCTCTTTGTAAAGAATGGCGCTATTGTATTATGCCGTGTTCAG GTTAATAACGTGATATGTGTTGAGAAGTTCTCTGATTTTCCACAACTAGGGAGGTTCACTCTTCGCACTGAAG GAAAAACTGTTGCTGTGGGGAAAATCACTGCTCTCTGA
- the LOC123905880 gene encoding eukaryotic peptide chain release factor GTP-binding subunit ERF3A-like isoform X2 translates to MFVWMVDLEEDIRSLQLDSAEDINGVVNPEDEKPDVDKMDEGLLSGSDPKQEVQAQSVEAEPKAKVKEILSVQDEEDELMKKRHLNVVFIGHVDAGKSTTGGQILFLSGQVDDRTIQKYEKEAKDKSRESWYMAYIMDTNEEERVKGKTVEVGRAHFETDTTRFTILDAPGHKSYVPNMISGASQADIGVLVISARKGEFETGYERGGQTREHVQLAKTLGVTKLLVVVNKMDDPTVNWSKERYDEIESKMIPFLKQSGYNVKKDVSFLPISGLMGLNIKTRLDKSLCSWWDGPCLFESLDSIEVPMGDPKSPFRMPIIDKFKDMGTVVMGKVESGTIRDGDSLLIMPNKDHVKVVAIYIDENRVTLAGPGENLRVRLSGVEEEDILSGFVLSSAANPISTVTEFVAQLQILELLDNAIFTAGYKAVLHVHSVVEECEIVELLQQIDPKTRKPIKKKVLFVKNGAIVLCRVQVNNVICVEKFSDFPQLGRFTLRTEGKTVAVGKITAL, encoded by the exons atgtttgtttggaTGGTAGATCTTGAGGAGGACATTCGTTCTTTACAGCTTGACTCAGCAG AAGACATTAATGGGGTGGTAAATCCAGAGGATGAAAAGCCAGATGTTGATAAGATGGATGAAGGTTTGTTGTCAGGAAGTG ATCCAAAGCAGGAGGTTCAGGCTCAGTCCGTTGAGGCCGAGCCAAAAG CCAAAGTTAAGGAAATTCTTTCCGTtcaagatgaagaagatgagctGATGAAGAAAAGGCACTTGAATGTTGTGTTTATTGGGCATGTTG ATGCTGGCAAATCTACAACTGGAGGTCAGATACTTTTCCTCAGTGGGCAAGTTGATGATCGAACTATCCAAAAATATGAGAAAGAAGCTAAGGACAAAAGTCGAGAAAGCTG GTACATGGCCTATATTATGGACACAAATGAGGAGGAGAGAGTTAAG GGAAAGACTGTTGAAGTTGGAAGAGCACATTTTGAGACAGACACAACAAGGTTTACCATTTTGGATGCACCT GGCCACAAGAGCTATGTTCCTAATATGATCAGTGGTGCATCTCAAGCTGATATTGGAGTGTTG GTAATTTCTGCTCGGAAGGGAGAGTTTGAAACTGGATATGAGAGAGGTGGACAAACTCGTGAACATGTCCAGCTTGCAAAAACATTGGGTGTGACTAAGCTGCTTGTGGTTGTCAATAAAATGGATGATCCTACAGTAAACTGGTCAAAAGAAAG GTATGATGAAATTGAGTCAAAGATGATTCCATTTCTAAAGCAATCAGGATACAATGTAAAGAAAG ATGTCTCATTTTTACCAATATCGGGGCTCATGGgtttaaacataaaaactaGATTGGATAAAAGTCTTTGTTCATGGTGGGATGGACCTTGCTTATTTGAATCCCTTGATAGTATTGAAGTTCCTATGGGAGATCCCAAAAGTCCTTTCAG GATGCCTATAATTGACAAATTCAAAGACATGGGAACTGTTGTTATGGGCAAAGTGGAATCTGGTACTATTAGGGATGGAGATTCCCTTTTGATCATGCCAAATAAG GATCATGTAAAAGTTGTTGCTATATATATCGATGAAAATCGGGTTACACTCGCTGGACCTGGTGAAAATTTACGGGTTCGATTATCTGGCGTTGAAGAAGAAGACATATTGTCTGGGTTCGTCCTGTCTAGTGCTG CAAATCCAATATCAACAGTTACTGAGTTTGTTGCTCAGTTGCAGATCCTTGAATTACTGGACAAT GCTATTTTTACTGCTGGATACAAAGCTGTTCTGCATGTCCACTCTGTAGTTGAGGAATGTGAGATTGTTGAGCTATTGCAACAAATTGATCCAAAGACAAGGAAGCCTATAAAAAAGAAAGTTCTCTTTGTAAAGAATGGCGCTATTGTATTATGCCGTGTTCAG GTTAATAACGTGATATGTGTTGAGAAGTTCTCTGATTTTCCACAACTAGGGAGGTTCACTCTTCGCACTGAAG GAAAAACTGTTGCTGTGGGGAAAATCACTGCTCTCTGA
- the LOC123905880 gene encoding eukaryotic peptide chain release factor GTP-binding subunit ERF3B-like isoform X4 has protein sequence MFVWMVDLEEDIRSLQLDSAAEDINGVVNPEDEKPDVDKMDEDPKQEVQAQSVEAEPKAKVKEILSVQDEEDELMKKRHLNVVFIGHVDAGKSTTGGQILFLSGQVDDRTIQKYEKEAKDKSRESWYMAYIMDTNEEERVKGKTVEVGRAHFETDTTRFTILDAPGHKSYVPNMISGASQADIGVLVISARKGEFETGYERGGQTREHVQLAKTLGVTKLLVVVNKMDDPTVNWSKERYDEIESKMIPFLKQSGYNVKKDVSFLPISGLMGLNIKTRLDKSLCSWWDGPCLFESLDSIEVPMGDPKSPFRMPIIDKFKDMGTVVMGKVESGTIRDGDSLLIMPNKDHVKVVAIYIDENRVTLAGPGENLRVRLSGVEEEDILSGFVLSSAANPISTVTEFVAQLQILELLDNAIFTAGYKAVLHVHSVVEECEIVELLQQIDPKTRKPIKKKVLFVKNGAIVLCRVQVNNVICVEKFSDFPQLGRFTLRTEGKTVAVGKITAL, from the exons atgtttgtttggaTGGTAGATCTTGAGGAGGACATTCGTTCTTTACAGCTTGACTCAGCAG CAGAAGACATTAATGGGGTGGTAAATCCAGAGGATGAAAAGCCAGATGTTGATAAGATGGATGAAG ATCCAAAGCAGGAGGTTCAGGCTCAGTCCGTTGAGGCCGAGCCAAAAG CCAAAGTTAAGGAAATTCTTTCCGTtcaagatgaagaagatgagctGATGAAGAAAAGGCACTTGAATGTTGTGTTTATTGGGCATGTTG ATGCTGGCAAATCTACAACTGGAGGTCAGATACTTTTCCTCAGTGGGCAAGTTGATGATCGAACTATCCAAAAATATGAGAAAGAAGCTAAGGACAAAAGTCGAGAAAGCTG GTACATGGCCTATATTATGGACACAAATGAGGAGGAGAGAGTTAAG GGAAAGACTGTTGAAGTTGGAAGAGCACATTTTGAGACAGACACAACAAGGTTTACCATTTTGGATGCACCT GGCCACAAGAGCTATGTTCCTAATATGATCAGTGGTGCATCTCAAGCTGATATTGGAGTGTTG GTAATTTCTGCTCGGAAGGGAGAGTTTGAAACTGGATATGAGAGAGGTGGACAAACTCGTGAACATGTCCAGCTTGCAAAAACATTGGGTGTGACTAAGCTGCTTGTGGTTGTCAATAAAATGGATGATCCTACAGTAAACTGGTCAAAAGAAAG GTATGATGAAATTGAGTCAAAGATGATTCCATTTCTAAAGCAATCAGGATACAATGTAAAGAAAG ATGTCTCATTTTTACCAATATCGGGGCTCATGGgtttaaacataaaaactaGATTGGATAAAAGTCTTTGTTCATGGTGGGATGGACCTTGCTTATTTGAATCCCTTGATAGTATTGAAGTTCCTATGGGAGATCCCAAAAGTCCTTTCAG GATGCCTATAATTGACAAATTCAAAGACATGGGAACTGTTGTTATGGGCAAAGTGGAATCTGGTACTATTAGGGATGGAGATTCCCTTTTGATCATGCCAAATAAG GATCATGTAAAAGTTGTTGCTATATATATCGATGAAAATCGGGTTACACTCGCTGGACCTGGTGAAAATTTACGGGTTCGATTATCTGGCGTTGAAGAAGAAGACATATTGTCTGGGTTCGTCCTGTCTAGTGCTG CAAATCCAATATCAACAGTTACTGAGTTTGTTGCTCAGTTGCAGATCCTTGAATTACTGGACAAT GCTATTTTTACTGCTGGATACAAAGCTGTTCTGCATGTCCACTCTGTAGTTGAGGAATGTGAGATTGTTGAGCTATTGCAACAAATTGATCCAAAGACAAGGAAGCCTATAAAAAAGAAAGTTCTCTTTGTAAAGAATGGCGCTATTGTATTATGCCGTGTTCAG GTTAATAACGTGATATGTGTTGAGAAGTTCTCTGATTTTCCACAACTAGGGAGGTTCACTCTTCGCACTGAAG GAAAAACTGTTGCTGTGGGGAAAATCACTGCTCTCTGA
- the LOC123905880 gene encoding eukaryotic peptide chain release factor GTP-binding subunit ERF3A-like isoform X1 — protein sequence MFVWMVDLEEDIRSLQLDSAAEDINGVVNPEDEKPDVDKMDEGLLSGSDPKQEVQAQSVEAEPKAKVKEILSVQDEEDELMKKRHLNVVFIGHVDAGKSTTGGQILFLSGQVDDRTIQKYEKEAKDKSRESWYMAYIMDTNEEERVKGKTVEVGRAHFETDTTRFTILDAPGHKSYVPNMISGASQADIGVLVISARKGEFETGYERGGQTREHVQLAKTLGVTKLLVVVNKMDDPTVNWSKERYDEIESKMIPFLKQSGYNVKKDVSFLPISGLMGLNIKTRLDKSLCSWWDGPCLFESLDSIEVPMGDPKSPFRMPIIDKFKDMGTVVMGKVESGTIRDGDSLLIMPNKDHVKVVAIYIDENRVTLAGPGENLRVRLSGVEEEDILSGFVLSSAANPISTVTEFVAQLQILELLDNAIFTAGYKAVLHVHSVVEECEIVELLQQIDPKTRKPIKKKVLFVKNGAIVLCRVQVNNVICVEKFSDFPQLGRFTLRTEGKTVAVGKITAL from the exons atgtttgtttggaTGGTAGATCTTGAGGAGGACATTCGTTCTTTACAGCTTGACTCAGCAG CAGAAGACATTAATGGGGTGGTAAATCCAGAGGATGAAAAGCCAGATGTTGATAAGATGGATGAAGGTTTGTTGTCAGGAAGTG ATCCAAAGCAGGAGGTTCAGGCTCAGTCCGTTGAGGCCGAGCCAAAAG CCAAAGTTAAGGAAATTCTTTCCGTtcaagatgaagaagatgagctGATGAAGAAAAGGCACTTGAATGTTGTGTTTATTGGGCATGTTG ATGCTGGCAAATCTACAACTGGAGGTCAGATACTTTTCCTCAGTGGGCAAGTTGATGATCGAACTATCCAAAAATATGAGAAAGAAGCTAAGGACAAAAGTCGAGAAAGCTG GTACATGGCCTATATTATGGACACAAATGAGGAGGAGAGAGTTAAG GGAAAGACTGTTGAAGTTGGAAGAGCACATTTTGAGACAGACACAACAAGGTTTACCATTTTGGATGCACCT GGCCACAAGAGCTATGTTCCTAATATGATCAGTGGTGCATCTCAAGCTGATATTGGAGTGTTG GTAATTTCTGCTCGGAAGGGAGAGTTTGAAACTGGATATGAGAGAGGTGGACAAACTCGTGAACATGTCCAGCTTGCAAAAACATTGGGTGTGACTAAGCTGCTTGTGGTTGTCAATAAAATGGATGATCCTACAGTAAACTGGTCAAAAGAAAG GTATGATGAAATTGAGTCAAAGATGATTCCATTTCTAAAGCAATCAGGATACAATGTAAAGAAAG ATGTCTCATTTTTACCAATATCGGGGCTCATGGgtttaaacataaaaactaGATTGGATAAAAGTCTTTGTTCATGGTGGGATGGACCTTGCTTATTTGAATCCCTTGATAGTATTGAAGTTCCTATGGGAGATCCCAAAAGTCCTTTCAG GATGCCTATAATTGACAAATTCAAAGACATGGGAACTGTTGTTATGGGCAAAGTGGAATCTGGTACTATTAGGGATGGAGATTCCCTTTTGATCATGCCAAATAAG GATCATGTAAAAGTTGTTGCTATATATATCGATGAAAATCGGGTTACACTCGCTGGACCTGGTGAAAATTTACGGGTTCGATTATCTGGCGTTGAAGAAGAAGACATATTGTCTGGGTTCGTCCTGTCTAGTGCTG CAAATCCAATATCAACAGTTACTGAGTTTGTTGCTCAGTTGCAGATCCTTGAATTACTGGACAAT GCTATTTTTACTGCTGGATACAAAGCTGTTCTGCATGTCCACTCTGTAGTTGAGGAATGTGAGATTGTTGAGCTATTGCAACAAATTGATCCAAAGACAAGGAAGCCTATAAAAAAGAAAGTTCTCTTTGTAAAGAATGGCGCTATTGTATTATGCCGTGTTCAG GTTAATAACGTGATATGTGTTGAGAAGTTCTCTGATTTTCCACAACTAGGGAGGTTCACTCTTCGCACTGAAG GAAAAACTGTTGCTGTGGGGAAAATCACTGCTCTCTGA
- the LOC123905880 gene encoding eukaryotic peptide chain release factor GTP-binding subunit ERF3A-like isoform X3 — protein MDLEEDIRSLQLDSAAEDINGVVNPEDEKPDVDKMDEGLLSGSDPKQEVQAQSVEAEPKAKVKEILSVQDEEDELMKKRHLNVVFIGHVDAGKSTTGGQILFLSGQVDDRTIQKYEKEAKDKSRESWYMAYIMDTNEEERVKGKTVEVGRAHFETDTTRFTILDAPGHKSYVPNMISGASQADIGVLVISARKGEFETGYERGGQTREHVQLAKTLGVTKLLVVVNKMDDPTVNWSKERYDEIESKMIPFLKQSGYNVKKDVSFLPISGLMGLNIKTRLDKSLCSWWDGPCLFESLDSIEVPMGDPKSPFRMPIIDKFKDMGTVVMGKVESGTIRDGDSLLIMPNKDHVKVVAIYIDENRVTLAGPGENLRVRLSGVEEEDILSGFVLSSAANPISTVTEFVAQLQILELLDNAIFTAGYKAVLHVHSVVEECEIVELLQQIDPKTRKPIKKKVLFVKNGAIVLCRVQVNNVICVEKFSDFPQLGRFTLRTEGKTVAVGKITAL, from the exons ATGG ATCTTGAGGAGGACATTCGTTCTTTACAGCTTGACTCAGCAG CAGAAGACATTAATGGGGTGGTAAATCCAGAGGATGAAAAGCCAGATGTTGATAAGATGGATGAAGGTTTGTTGTCAGGAAGTG ATCCAAAGCAGGAGGTTCAGGCTCAGTCCGTTGAGGCCGAGCCAAAAG CCAAAGTTAAGGAAATTCTTTCCGTtcaagatgaagaagatgagctGATGAAGAAAAGGCACTTGAATGTTGTGTTTATTGGGCATGTTG ATGCTGGCAAATCTACAACTGGAGGTCAGATACTTTTCCTCAGTGGGCAAGTTGATGATCGAACTATCCAAAAATATGAGAAAGAAGCTAAGGACAAAAGTCGAGAAAGCTG GTACATGGCCTATATTATGGACACAAATGAGGAGGAGAGAGTTAAG GGAAAGACTGTTGAAGTTGGAAGAGCACATTTTGAGACAGACACAACAAGGTTTACCATTTTGGATGCACCT GGCCACAAGAGCTATGTTCCTAATATGATCAGTGGTGCATCTCAAGCTGATATTGGAGTGTTG GTAATTTCTGCTCGGAAGGGAGAGTTTGAAACTGGATATGAGAGAGGTGGACAAACTCGTGAACATGTCCAGCTTGCAAAAACATTGGGTGTGACTAAGCTGCTTGTGGTTGTCAATAAAATGGATGATCCTACAGTAAACTGGTCAAAAGAAAG GTATGATGAAATTGAGTCAAAGATGATTCCATTTCTAAAGCAATCAGGATACAATGTAAAGAAAG ATGTCTCATTTTTACCAATATCGGGGCTCATGGgtttaaacataaaaactaGATTGGATAAAAGTCTTTGTTCATGGTGGGATGGACCTTGCTTATTTGAATCCCTTGATAGTATTGAAGTTCCTATGGGAGATCCCAAAAGTCCTTTCAG GATGCCTATAATTGACAAATTCAAAGACATGGGAACTGTTGTTATGGGCAAAGTGGAATCTGGTACTATTAGGGATGGAGATTCCCTTTTGATCATGCCAAATAAG GATCATGTAAAAGTTGTTGCTATATATATCGATGAAAATCGGGTTACACTCGCTGGACCTGGTGAAAATTTACGGGTTCGATTATCTGGCGTTGAAGAAGAAGACATATTGTCTGGGTTCGTCCTGTCTAGTGCTG CAAATCCAATATCAACAGTTACTGAGTTTGTTGCTCAGTTGCAGATCCTTGAATTACTGGACAAT GCTATTTTTACTGCTGGATACAAAGCTGTTCTGCATGTCCACTCTGTAGTTGAGGAATGTGAGATTGTTGAGCTATTGCAACAAATTGATCCAAAGACAAGGAAGCCTATAAAAAAGAAAGTTCTCTTTGTAAAGAATGGCGCTATTGTATTATGCCGTGTTCAG GTTAATAACGTGATATGTGTTGAGAAGTTCTCTGATTTTCCACAACTAGGGAGGTTCACTCTTCGCACTGAAG GAAAAACTGTTGCTGTGGGGAAAATCACTGCTCTCTGA
- the LOC123905880 gene encoding eukaryotic peptide chain release factor GTP-binding subunit ERF3B-like isoform X7 gives MDLEEDIRSLQLDSAAEDINGVVNPEDEKPDVDKMDEDPKQEVQAQSVEAEPKAKVKEILSVQDEEDELMKKRHLNVVFIGHVDAGKSTTGGQILFLSGQVDDRTIQKYEKEAKDKSRESWYMAYIMDTNEEERVKGKTVEVGRAHFETDTTRFTILDAPGHKSYVPNMISGASQADIGVLVISARKGEFETGYERGGQTREHVQLAKTLGVTKLLVVVNKMDDPTVNWSKERYDEIESKMIPFLKQSGYNVKKDVSFLPISGLMGLNIKTRLDKSLCSWWDGPCLFESLDSIEVPMGDPKSPFRMPIIDKFKDMGTVVMGKVESGTIRDGDSLLIMPNKDHVKVVAIYIDENRVTLAGPGENLRVRLSGVEEEDILSGFVLSSAANPISTVTEFVAQLQILELLDNAIFTAGYKAVLHVHSVVEECEIVELLQQIDPKTRKPIKKKVLFVKNGAIVLCRVQVNNVICVEKFSDFPQLGRFTLRTEGKTVAVGKITAL, from the exons ATGG ATCTTGAGGAGGACATTCGTTCTTTACAGCTTGACTCAGCAG CAGAAGACATTAATGGGGTGGTAAATCCAGAGGATGAAAAGCCAGATGTTGATAAGATGGATGAAG ATCCAAAGCAGGAGGTTCAGGCTCAGTCCGTTGAGGCCGAGCCAAAAG CCAAAGTTAAGGAAATTCTTTCCGTtcaagatgaagaagatgagctGATGAAGAAAAGGCACTTGAATGTTGTGTTTATTGGGCATGTTG ATGCTGGCAAATCTACAACTGGAGGTCAGATACTTTTCCTCAGTGGGCAAGTTGATGATCGAACTATCCAAAAATATGAGAAAGAAGCTAAGGACAAAAGTCGAGAAAGCTG GTACATGGCCTATATTATGGACACAAATGAGGAGGAGAGAGTTAAG GGAAAGACTGTTGAAGTTGGAAGAGCACATTTTGAGACAGACACAACAAGGTTTACCATTTTGGATGCACCT GGCCACAAGAGCTATGTTCCTAATATGATCAGTGGTGCATCTCAAGCTGATATTGGAGTGTTG GTAATTTCTGCTCGGAAGGGAGAGTTTGAAACTGGATATGAGAGAGGTGGACAAACTCGTGAACATGTCCAGCTTGCAAAAACATTGGGTGTGACTAAGCTGCTTGTGGTTGTCAATAAAATGGATGATCCTACAGTAAACTGGTCAAAAGAAAG GTATGATGAAATTGAGTCAAAGATGATTCCATTTCTAAAGCAATCAGGATACAATGTAAAGAAAG ATGTCTCATTTTTACCAATATCGGGGCTCATGGgtttaaacataaaaactaGATTGGATAAAAGTCTTTGTTCATGGTGGGATGGACCTTGCTTATTTGAATCCCTTGATAGTATTGAAGTTCCTATGGGAGATCCCAAAAGTCCTTTCAG GATGCCTATAATTGACAAATTCAAAGACATGGGAACTGTTGTTATGGGCAAAGTGGAATCTGGTACTATTAGGGATGGAGATTCCCTTTTGATCATGCCAAATAAG GATCATGTAAAAGTTGTTGCTATATATATCGATGAAAATCGGGTTACACTCGCTGGACCTGGTGAAAATTTACGGGTTCGATTATCTGGCGTTGAAGAAGAAGACATATTGTCTGGGTTCGTCCTGTCTAGTGCTG CAAATCCAATATCAACAGTTACTGAGTTTGTTGCTCAGTTGCAGATCCTTGAATTACTGGACAAT GCTATTTTTACTGCTGGATACAAAGCTGTTCTGCATGTCCACTCTGTAGTTGAGGAATGTGAGATTGTTGAGCTATTGCAACAAATTGATCCAAAGACAAGGAAGCCTATAAAAAAGAAAGTTCTCTTTGTAAAGAATGGCGCTATTGTATTATGCCGTGTTCAG GTTAATAACGTGATATGTGTTGAGAAGTTCTCTGATTTTCCACAACTAGGGAGGTTCACTCTTCGCACTGAAG GAAAAACTGTTGCTGTGGGGAAAATCACTGCTCTCTGA
- the LOC123905880 gene encoding eukaryotic peptide chain release factor GTP-binding subunit ERF3A-like isoform X8, producing the protein MDLEEDIRSLQLDSAEDINGVVNPEDEKPDVDKMDEDPKQEVQAQSVEAEPKAKVKEILSVQDEEDELMKKRHLNVVFIGHVDAGKSTTGGQILFLSGQVDDRTIQKYEKEAKDKSRESWYMAYIMDTNEEERVKGKTVEVGRAHFETDTTRFTILDAPGHKSYVPNMISGASQADIGVLVISARKGEFETGYERGGQTREHVQLAKTLGVTKLLVVVNKMDDPTVNWSKERYDEIESKMIPFLKQSGYNVKKDVSFLPISGLMGLNIKTRLDKSLCSWWDGPCLFESLDSIEVPMGDPKSPFRMPIIDKFKDMGTVVMGKVESGTIRDGDSLLIMPNKDHVKVVAIYIDENRVTLAGPGENLRVRLSGVEEEDILSGFVLSSAANPISTVTEFVAQLQILELLDNAIFTAGYKAVLHVHSVVEECEIVELLQQIDPKTRKPIKKKVLFVKNGAIVLCRVQVNNVICVEKFSDFPQLGRFTLRTEGKTVAVGKITAL; encoded by the exons ATGG ATCTTGAGGAGGACATTCGTTCTTTACAGCTTGACTCAGCAG AAGACATTAATGGGGTGGTAAATCCAGAGGATGAAAAGCCAGATGTTGATAAGATGGATGAAG ATCCAAAGCAGGAGGTTCAGGCTCAGTCCGTTGAGGCCGAGCCAAAAG CCAAAGTTAAGGAAATTCTTTCCGTtcaagatgaagaagatgagctGATGAAGAAAAGGCACTTGAATGTTGTGTTTATTGGGCATGTTG ATGCTGGCAAATCTACAACTGGAGGTCAGATACTTTTCCTCAGTGGGCAAGTTGATGATCGAACTATCCAAAAATATGAGAAAGAAGCTAAGGACAAAAGTCGAGAAAGCTG GTACATGGCCTATATTATGGACACAAATGAGGAGGAGAGAGTTAAG GGAAAGACTGTTGAAGTTGGAAGAGCACATTTTGAGACAGACACAACAAGGTTTACCATTTTGGATGCACCT GGCCACAAGAGCTATGTTCCTAATATGATCAGTGGTGCATCTCAAGCTGATATTGGAGTGTTG GTAATTTCTGCTCGGAAGGGAGAGTTTGAAACTGGATATGAGAGAGGTGGACAAACTCGTGAACATGTCCAGCTTGCAAAAACATTGGGTGTGACTAAGCTGCTTGTGGTTGTCAATAAAATGGATGATCCTACAGTAAACTGGTCAAAAGAAAG GTATGATGAAATTGAGTCAAAGATGATTCCATTTCTAAAGCAATCAGGATACAATGTAAAGAAAG ATGTCTCATTTTTACCAATATCGGGGCTCATGGgtttaaacataaaaactaGATTGGATAAAAGTCTTTGTTCATGGTGGGATGGACCTTGCTTATTTGAATCCCTTGATAGTATTGAAGTTCCTATGGGAGATCCCAAAAGTCCTTTCAG GATGCCTATAATTGACAAATTCAAAGACATGGGAACTGTTGTTATGGGCAAAGTGGAATCTGGTACTATTAGGGATGGAGATTCCCTTTTGATCATGCCAAATAAG GATCATGTAAAAGTTGTTGCTATATATATCGATGAAAATCGGGTTACACTCGCTGGACCTGGTGAAAATTTACGGGTTCGATTATCTGGCGTTGAAGAAGAAGACATATTGTCTGGGTTCGTCCTGTCTAGTGCTG CAAATCCAATATCAACAGTTACTGAGTTTGTTGCTCAGTTGCAGATCCTTGAATTACTGGACAAT GCTATTTTTACTGCTGGATACAAAGCTGTTCTGCATGTCCACTCTGTAGTTGAGGAATGTGAGATTGTTGAGCTATTGCAACAAATTGATCCAAAGACAAGGAAGCCTATAAAAAAGAAAGTTCTCTTTGTAAAGAATGGCGCTATTGTATTATGCCGTGTTCAG GTTAATAACGTGATATGTGTTGAGAAGTTCTCTGATTTTCCACAACTAGGGAGGTTCACTCTTCGCACTGAAG GAAAAACTGTTGCTGTGGGGAAAATCACTGCTCTCTGA